Proteins encoded within one genomic window of Couchioplanes caeruleus:
- a CDS encoding alkaline phosphatase PhoX, with product MDRRTMLRATVVGTAAVALPFTAWSAAYGAPAQNAVGPYGPLLPPDANGIQLPAGFTSTVVARSRQTVPGTSYVWHDAPDGGAVFANGTGWIYVSNSEVTAFAGGGASRILFSSSGAVVGASRILSGTNVNCAGGKTPWNTWLSCEEVSRGRVYETYPLGGAAVARLAMGRFKHEAAAADPVRKVIYLTEDESDGKFYRFVPTTWGDLSAGTLEVMRAGTATSGTFTWARVPDPDGSPLATRRQVSGAKTFNGGEGCHYADDTVWFTTKGDNRIWQVNLTAGTYELAYDDDLVNPGPAPLTGVDNITGTAGGDLYVAEDGGTMDICLITPDDKVSVFLRVTGHNGSEITGPAFTPAGDRLYFSSQRGTSGLSSGGITYCVTGPFRR from the coding sequence ATGGATCGGCGCACGATGTTACGAGCGACCGTGGTGGGTACGGCAGCGGTGGCTCTGCCGTTCACCGCCTGGTCGGCGGCGTACGGGGCACCGGCGCAGAATGCTGTCGGGCCGTACGGCCCGCTTCTTCCCCCGGACGCCAACGGCATCCAACTGCCGGCCGGGTTCACAAGTACGGTCGTCGCGCGCTCCCGGCAGACGGTGCCGGGAACGTCATATGTGTGGCACGACGCCCCCGACGGCGGCGCGGTCTTCGCGAACGGCACCGGGTGGATCTACGTCTCGAACTCCGAGGTCACCGCGTTCGCCGGCGGTGGCGCCTCGCGGATCCTGTTCTCCTCGTCCGGGGCGGTCGTCGGCGCGTCCCGCATCCTCTCCGGCACCAATGTGAACTGTGCCGGCGGCAAGACGCCCTGGAACACCTGGCTGTCCTGCGAGGAGGTGTCGCGGGGCCGGGTGTACGAGACTTATCCCCTGGGCGGCGCGGCGGTCGCCCGGCTCGCGATGGGACGCTTCAAGCACGAGGCCGCGGCCGCGGACCCGGTACGGAAGGTCATCTACCTCACCGAGGACGAGTCGGACGGCAAGTTCTACCGCTTCGTCCCGACGACCTGGGGAGACCTGTCCGCGGGCACGCTGGAGGTGATGCGGGCCGGCACGGCCACCTCGGGCACCTTCACCTGGGCCCGGGTCCCCGACCCCGACGGATCACCCCTGGCGACCCGCCGCCAGGTCTCCGGCGCGAAGACGTTCAACGGCGGCGAGGGCTGCCACTACGCCGACGACACGGTCTGGTTCACCACCAAGGGCGACAACCGGATCTGGCAGGTCAACCTGACCGCGGGCACCTACGAGCTCGCCTACGACGACGACCTGGTCAACCCGGGCCCCGCGCCGCTGACCGGCGTGGACAACATCACCGGTACCGCGGGTGGCGACCTCTACGTCGCCGAGGACGGCGGCACCATGGACATCTGCCTGATCACGCCCGACGACAAGGTCTCGGTGTTCCTGCGGGTGACCGGCCACAACGGCTCCGAGATCACCGGTCCCGCCTTCACCCCGGCCGGGGACCGCCTCTACTTCTCCTCGCAGCGGGGCACCAGCGGGCTGTCGTCCGGCGGGATCACGTACTGCGTCACCGGGCCGTTCCGGCGGTAG
- a CDS encoding universal stress protein, whose protein sequence is MVKTRIVVGVDGSAGAVAAVRWAAAETRLRGADLRVVTAHHRKSPTARSTADEEAAAGILHTAVTQARAIAPDIEVRVLALPGYAVPVLLHAAEEAALLVVGSRPGSGLPGLPHGSVRTQVATRAKGSVVVVRGRSGPDAGPVVVGVGEDGSIAAPIIGRAFEEAALRGAPVLAVTAQDGARRPGPSAAETLGDDLDDLLDPWRRRFPGVPAAREFTGGDPGKVLVERSRQARLVVVGPRRHGFEGVMLGAAGTRLLERADCPVLIAR, encoded by the coding sequence ATGGTCAAGACTCGGATAGTGGTCGGCGTCGACGGTTCCGCCGGCGCGGTCGCGGCGGTGCGGTGGGCCGCGGCCGAGACCCGGCTCCGCGGTGCCGACCTGCGCGTGGTGACCGCGCATCACCGGAAGTCCCCGACTGCCCGGTCCACGGCGGACGAGGAAGCGGCGGCCGGCATCCTGCACACCGCGGTGACCCAGGCCCGCGCGATCGCCCCCGACATCGAGGTCCGCGTCCTGGCGCTGCCCGGCTACGCGGTGCCGGTGCTGCTGCACGCCGCCGAGGAGGCCGCCCTCCTGGTCGTCGGCAGCCGGCCGGGCAGCGGTCTCCCCGGGCTCCCGCACGGATCGGTACGCACCCAGGTGGCCACCCGGGCCAAGGGCTCGGTGGTCGTCGTGCGCGGCCGCTCCGGCCCGGACGCCGGCCCGGTGGTCGTCGGTGTGGGCGAGGACGGCAGCATCGCCGCGCCGATCATCGGCCGGGCCTTCGAGGAGGCCGCACTGCGCGGCGCCCCGGTGCTGGCGGTCACCGCGCAGGACGGCGCCCGCCGGCCCGGCCCGTCCGCCGCGGAGACGCTGGGCGACGATCTCGACGACCTGCTCGACCCGTGGCGCCGGCGGTTCCCCGGCGTGCCGGCAGCCCGCGAGTTCACCGGCGGCGATCCCGGCAAGGTGCTGGTGGAACGCTCCCGGCAGGCCCGGCTAGTGGTGGTGGGGCCGCGCCGGCACGGCTTCGAGGGGGTCATGCTCGGCGCCGCCGGGACGCGGCTGCTGGAACGCGCCGACTGCCCGGTCCTGATCGCCCGCTGA
- a CDS encoding FAD-binding oxidoreductase, with amino-acid sequence MPMSRRAIIRAGAAGLAAAALPASATAAEKAAGTAAGKAAGRTGPTPADWRALDASLDGTVELPGTGSYEAARRLADPRFDGVRPPAVVRCATGADVTEVVRFARRMRLPVVPRGGGHSYVGASTTRTGVVLDLRRLDAVAYDAATRGATIGGGARLIDVYNRLGAYGVAIPSGSCGSVGVGGITLGGGIGMAASAYGLTCDVVTAAEVVTADGRRRTVDATREPDLFWALRGAGGGQFGVVTAWRMRTHRATPVGRFVLTYPWSDAARAAAGWQARLAVAPDETWSSCQFAADARGRLSVRIAGVVLDGDADAEVAAIVRAIGREPRSAALHRRPYLQVVHDRAGCTDAASCAARSTELVGSEIFRRVLPAAGVAALLATVERRARQRRPGMAKLKRMTGALGRVRPDATAFAWRGAYTMLQWLVDSPTADAATVADAYRWIDGGHRAMARWSAGRYVNYVEPDPALLPLYHGGQLARLRRIRAAVDPQRLFRSPYAI; translated from the coding sequence ATGCCGATGTCACGCCGCGCCATCATCCGAGCCGGTGCCGCCGGTCTCGCCGCCGCAGCCCTGCCGGCCTCGGCGACAGCCGCTGAGAAGGCCGCAGGAACGGCCGCCGGAAAGGCCGCGGGCCGTACGGGACCGACCCCCGCGGACTGGCGGGCGCTGGACGCCTCCCTCGACGGCACGGTCGAGCTGCCCGGCACGGGCTCCTACGAGGCCGCCCGCCGCCTCGCCGATCCCCGCTTCGACGGCGTCCGCCCGCCCGCGGTCGTGCGCTGCGCGACCGGCGCCGACGTCACCGAGGTCGTGCGGTTCGCGCGCCGGATGAGGCTGCCGGTGGTGCCCCGCGGCGGTGGCCACTCGTACGTCGGCGCGTCGACCACCCGGACCGGAGTCGTCCTCGACCTGCGCCGCCTCGACGCCGTGGCGTACGACGCCGCGACTCGCGGCGCCACGATCGGCGGCGGCGCACGGCTGATCGACGTCTACAACCGGCTCGGCGCGTACGGGGTGGCGATCCCGTCCGGCTCGTGCGGCAGCGTGGGCGTCGGCGGCATCACCCTCGGCGGCGGGATCGGCATGGCCGCCTCGGCGTACGGGCTGACCTGCGACGTGGTCACCGCCGCGGAGGTGGTGACCGCCGACGGCCGGCGCCGCACCGTGGACGCCACCCGGGAACCGGACCTCTTCTGGGCCCTGCGCGGCGCCGGAGGCGGGCAGTTCGGCGTGGTCACCGCCTGGCGCATGCGCACCCATCGGGCGACGCCGGTCGGCAGGTTCGTGCTCACGTACCCCTGGAGCGACGCCGCCCGGGCCGCCGCCGGCTGGCAGGCCCGGCTGGCGGTCGCGCCGGACGAGACCTGGTCGTCGTGCCAGTTCGCCGCCGACGCGCGCGGGCGGCTGTCCGTCCGCATCGCCGGTGTCGTGCTCGACGGCGACGCGGACGCCGAGGTGGCGGCCATCGTCCGGGCGATCGGGCGGGAGCCGCGGTCCGCGGCGCTACACCGCCGCCCCTACCTGCAGGTGGTGCACGACCGGGCGGGCTGCACCGACGCCGCGTCCTGCGCGGCCCGGTCCACCGAGCTGGTCGGCAGCGAGATCTTCCGGCGCGTGCTGCCGGCTGCGGGTGTGGCGGCGCTGCTGGCCACCGTGGAGCGTCGTGCCCGGCAGCGCCGTCCGGGGATGGCGAAGCTCAAGCGGATGACCGGCGCGCTGGGGCGGGTCAGGCCCGATGCCACCGCCTTCGCCTGGCGGGGCGCGTACACGATGCTGCAGTGGCTCGTCGACTCCCCCACCGCCGACGCGGCGACGGTGGCGGACGCCTACCGGTGGATCGACGGAGGGCATCGCGCGATGGCGCGGTGGTCGGCCGGTCGCTACGTCAACTACGTCGAGCCGGACCCGGCGCTGCTCCCCCTCTACCACGGTGGACAGCTTGCCCGGCTGCGCCGCATCCGGGCCGCCGTCGACCCGCAGCGGCTGTTCCGGTCGCCGTATGCGATCTGA
- a CDS encoding ABC transporter ATP-binding protein: MTGPTAPAGASPSGGASSLDAARQLLTELPPAPAVWCSGLRKRYRRRTAVDGVSFTVGRGEVLGLLGPNGAGKTSVIKILLGLVRPDAGEVLLLGRPSGEPQARARVGYLPELFRYQPWLTAAEVLALHVRLSGAAVPAAEQRECLGTVGLADRAGDRVGGFSKGMQQRLGMAVALVARPELVVLDEPTSALDPIGRADVRDLLLMLKARGVAVLLNSHLIGEVERVCDRVVILDKGQVAASGTLEELLGGRELRLRLGAVSAAAEARLAAVGRLTRSGDAFTVDLPAEPDHATVPELVADLVALGVRVHAVEPARISLEERLLDILRTGPSEEHR, encoded by the coding sequence ATGACGGGCCCCACCGCGCCCGCCGGGGCCTCGCCCTCCGGCGGCGCGTCCTCCCTCGACGCCGCGCGGCAGTTGCTCACCGAGCTGCCCCCGGCGCCGGCCGTGTGGTGCTCCGGCCTGCGCAAACGGTACCGGCGGCGGACCGCGGTCGACGGTGTCTCGTTCACCGTGGGCCGGGGTGAGGTGCTGGGTCTGCTCGGGCCCAACGGGGCGGGCAAGACCAGCGTCATCAAGATCCTGCTCGGTCTAGTCCGGCCCGACGCCGGGGAGGTGCTGCTGCTCGGCCGCCCGTCGGGCGAGCCGCAGGCCCGGGCCCGCGTCGGCTACCTGCCCGAGCTCTTCCGCTATCAGCCGTGGCTCACCGCCGCGGAGGTGCTGGCCCTGCACGTCCGGCTGTCGGGGGCCGCGGTGCCGGCCGCCGAACAGCGCGAGTGCCTGGGCACCGTCGGGCTGGCCGACCGCGCCGGGGACCGGGTCGGCGGCTTCTCCAAGGGCATGCAACAGCGCCTGGGGATGGCCGTCGCCCTGGTGGCTCGCCCGGAACTCGTCGTCCTCGACGAGCCGACCAGCGCCCTGGACCCGATCGGCCGGGCCGATGTGCGGGATCTGCTGCTCATGCTCAAGGCGCGTGGGGTGGCCGTGCTGCTCAATTCCCACCTCATCGGCGAAGTGGAGCGCGTCTGCGACCGGGTGGTGATCCTCGACAAGGGCCAGGTCGCCGCCTCCGGCACCCTCGAGGAACTGCTCGGCGGGCGGGAGCTGCGGCTGCGGCTCGGCGCGGTCAGCGCTGCGGCGGAGGCCAGGCTGGCGGCCGTCGGCAGGCTCACGCGCAGCGGTGACGCGTTCACCGTCGACCTGCCCGCCGAGCCGGATCACGCGACCGTGCCCGAGCTCGTGGCCGACCTCGTCGCCCTGGGCGTGCGCGTCCACGCGGTCGAGCCGGCGCGGATCAGCCTGGAGGAACGGCTGCTGGACATTCTTCGTACCGGTCCCAGCGAGGAGCACCGATGA
- a CDS encoding sigma-70 family RNA polymerase sigma factor, translating into MTTLPRPGGFRGDLEVVFRSAYPRVVGVAARVLGSRDEAEDVAQEVFLSFARSSVPAGEAMGWLSVAAAHTALNHLRSGRRRAAREESAGVEDVVAGDVADAVVTLDERRRVRAALARLPRRQAIALVLRHSGLSYAEVAAALDLSSGSVGTTVRRAESALREELIRHASSD; encoded by the coding sequence GTGACGACTCTGCCGCGGCCGGGGGGCTTCCGGGGTGATCTCGAGGTGGTCTTCCGCTCGGCCTATCCGCGGGTCGTGGGGGTCGCCGCCCGGGTGCTGGGATCGCGGGACGAGGCCGAGGACGTGGCTCAGGAGGTGTTCCTGAGTTTCGCCCGGTCGTCGGTGCCCGCGGGTGAGGCGATGGGGTGGCTCTCCGTCGCCGCGGCGCACACCGCGCTCAACCATCTCCGGTCCGGCCGCCGCCGCGCTGCTCGGGAAGAGTCCGCCGGGGTGGAGGACGTCGTCGCGGGGGACGTCGCCGACGCCGTGGTGACGCTCGACGAGCGCCGGCGGGTGCGGGCGGCGTTGGCGCGGTTGCCCCGCCGGCAGGCCATCGCCCTGGTGTTGCGGCACAGCGGCCTCAGTTATGCCGAGGTGGCGGCCGCTCTTGATCTTTCGTCCGGCAGCGTGGGCACCACCGTGCGGCGCGCCGAGTCCGCTCTACGCGAGGAGTTGATCCGTCATGCGTCATCCGACTGA